The sequence TTCCGCCGGGGTGTTCGCCTCCAGATCCGCCACCGAGCGGAAGTGGTAGCTGCCGAGGCTGCCCGGCAGATACTCGCGCCGGATGGAAAAGCGCTCGAACCCGGCCCCCAGCGTGAGATGATGGTCTCCGAGCGAAAGCGTCAGCGCGTTCGTGATCTGCAGGATGTTCTGGTCGAGTTCGCCGTCCGGCCCGGAGTAGTTGGACCCGAGGCGCAACTCGCGCCGGAACCCCGCCCCCGGTACCCCCGCCTGGAGGTCGACCTCGACGCGGGGATAGAGAGAGTTCGCGGTTTCGCGGTCGCGCAGGAACTGCGCGTTCACCATGAGGTCGTTCGAGAGCCGTGGACTGAGCGTTGCGAGCCACTGCGCCCCGAACGACTGGTTCCTCGATTCGATCTCCCGTCCCGTGGACGACATCTCGTAGGCGTCGCCGGGGAGTCGGTTCGTGGCCGGATCGTCCGCGGCGTAGGCGAGGTTGTAGCGGAACATGAGGGAGTGGTCCGCGTTGGGTCGGGCGTCGACGCGCGCGAACAGGTTGGCCAGGCTGTTCTCCAGCGTGTAGAGGCCGGCCTCGCCCGCGTCCGCGCCGTAACGCTGGAGGATTCTCGACACGCGGCTGACCGAGTCGGGATCCAGCTTCGTGCGCACGATCTCGTCGATGCCGACCGTGAAGCCATCGGGTGGCCGCGTCCGGCTCTCGAGTTCGCCCGCCACGAAGAAGTGCAGGCGGTCGCGCAGGATCGGCCCTCCGAGATCAAAGCCGGCGAAGGCGTTCTCCAGATCGCCCGGCGCGCGCGGAATCCCGCCGATGACCGCGTCGCCGACGAGCGCGTCGTTGCGGAAAAAGCCGAACGCGGAGCCCCGGAAGTCGTTGCCCCCCGTACGCGTGACCGCGTTGAGAACGCCGCCGGTGAAGCCGGATTGGCGCACGTCGTAGGGCGCGGTGAGAACCTGCAGCTCCTCGATCGCCGCGAGGGGGATGACGCGCCCCCGCGCCTGTCCGCCGGCCACTCCTGTGGGTGAGAGGCCGAAGACGTCCTGGTTGAGGGCGCCGTCCACCTGGATGTTGTTGAAGCGGATGTTCGACCCCGCCACGGAGGTCCCCATCTCGTCCACTGCCACGAGCGGAGAGAGTCGGGCGAATCCCGTGAAGTCCCTCGAAATCGTGGGGAGCGCTTCGAGCGTCTCTCGGTCGACGACGGTCGTCGAGCCCATGCGGGTGGGGTCAAACTCGGGATCCGTCTCGACGCGAACGGAGAGTTCGGGCAGGGGCACCGCCGTCTCGGAGAGTTGAACCTCGAGTCGCAGACGCTGTCCGGCGATGAGTGTCAGACCCTCCCGCGTCACCTGGTTGAGACCGATGCGCGTGACCTCGAGTGTGTACGGCCCGCCGGGCCTCAGGTTGGCGAGGCTGAAACGGCCCAGGTCGTCGCTCAGGACCGTGTGGGTGGCACCGGTCTGGGAATGGCGGAACTCGATCCGGGCTCCGGCCACAGGGGCTCCGTCGGCGTCGATCACGCGCCCCGCCACGCCGGCCGTCGTGACCCCCTGAGCGGAGACGACGGACGGGTGGGCCGCGAGGCCCGCGAGAAGGCCGATCAACGCAACGCCGAGAAGGCGACTCAAGGTGACTCTCCTTTCCGAAGACCTGAAGAAATAACGCGCGACGGGCGGATGTTGTATCGGTGGGCTACCGGTGCCGACCGACCGCCGCGTATTGTCGAAGCCGTGAGCACCAAGAGCCGCACGCTGAGGTTTCGCGCGATCATGGGCCCCGGAGGCCTCGAGCGCGACCGGTCGATCGAGATTGCTCCGGACGGGACGATCCTGGCGATTCGGGCGGTTCGGGCCGCCGGCGCCGCCTACGACGGGGGACTCGCGGTCCCCGGCATGCCGAACGCGCACTCGCACATCTTCCAGTGCGCACTGGCCGGCTTCGGTGAAGCGGCGCGAGGGGACGACTCCTTCTGGAGTTGGCGTCGAGCCATGTACCGGCTGGCCGGCTCGATCACCCCGGAGCAACTGTTCGACGTCGCCCGGCACGGGTACGCCCGCATGCTGCGCGCAGGCTTCACTCACGTCGTGGAGTTCCACTACCTGCATCACGACCCGGACGGAGCGCGTGGGCCCCGAACGACGCGGGCCGTGCTCGCGGCGGCCGAAGAGGTCGGCCTTCCCATGAGCCTGCTGCCCGTCTACTACCGGACCGCCGGCTTCGACGGGGCCGCGCCTCACGCGGGACAGCAACGCTTCGCGCACGGCTCGGTGGACGAATTCATGGCCGCCGTCGAGGCGCTGGGCCCGGCGGTGGCCGGCGTGGCGCCGCACTCTCTCCGGGCCGTGCCCGCGGACGACCTCGTGGAACTCGTGGCGGGAGTCGACGCCACGCTGGGCCCCGCGGCGCCGCTGCACATCCACATCAGCGAACAGGAACTCGAGGTCGAGGAATGCCTCGCGGCGCGCGGCCGCACGCCGGTCGACCTCCTCGCGGACACGGTCGAACTGGGCCCCCGCTGGAGTCTCGTGCATGCGACGCACGCCACGGAGGCGGAGCGCACGCGGCTCCGGAGCGCGGGGGCGAGGGTCGTCCTGTGTCCGATCACGGAAGCCCACCTCGGGGACGGGATCTTCCCCGCCCGCGAGCACTTTCTCGCCGGTGGCGCGGCCGCGGCGGGCTCCGACGCAAACGTCCGCATCTCCGCCATCGAGGAGGCGAGGCAACTCGAATACGGGCAGCGCCTGCGGGATCGGCGCCGAGCTCGTCTGGCTACCGAAGCGGGCGCGGGGCCGGTCGTCTGGTCGTGGCTGGCGGAGGGCGGCGGCGAAGCGGCGGTAACCCGGCCCGGTCCCACGGACGGCACCGGCGCGCGGCTGCGGCTGGGGCGAATCGAACCGGGCTACCGGGCCGACTTCGTCGTCCTGGGCCGGGAAGGCCCGAACACCTTGGGACACGATTGGGAGACCCTCATGGACGCCTGGCTCGTGGGGGGCGACCGGCGCGACATTGAGGCGGTGTACGTCGGCGGGGAACGACGCGTCGAGCGCGGATCGATGGCGGGCGAGGCCGAGATCCGATCCGCTTTCGGGAAGGCGATGGGGGAGATCCGGCGGGCGATCTGACCCCGGCTTTGCGCCCCGGGCCGCCCGCGTGGCGTCAGGCGGCCGCCCGCTCCAAGTCCATCGACCACTTGCCGCGCGTCGCGAGACCGTTCATGCGCGCGCGGTGCGCAAACGCCGCCTGCGCCGCCGGCCCGTTGTCCGAAGCCCCGCCCCAGGCCTGCAGCGGCGCGGCCTGCAGCGCCCGGCCGTACGAGAAGCTGAGGTTCCACGGCGTATCGAACCCTGCGTTCATGGCGTTCAGGTGGGCCGTAGCCTCGATGTCCGACTGCCCTCCCGACAGGAAGACGATGCTCGGTACCGCCGCAGGCACCGCCCGCTTCAGACAGCGCACGGTCTTCTCGGCGACCTCATCGACCCCCGCCTGATCCGCGCACAGCTTGCCCGAGAGGACCATGTTGGGCTTGAGGACCGAGCCCTCCAGCAGCACCCGCTGGTGGAAGAGAGCCATGTAGACCTGCTTGAGCGTGGCCTCCGTGACCTCGAAGCAGCGGTCGATATCGTGGTCGCCGTCCATCAGCACTTCCGGCTCGACGATGGGCACGAGCCCCTGCTCCTGGCTGAGCGCCGCCATCCGGGCGAGCGCGTGGGCGTTTGCCCCGATACCGTAGGCGCTCGGGATGGAGCGGTCTCCGCCCCGTCCGATGTCGATGACGGCGCGCCACTTCGTGAAGCGGGCTCCGAGTTCGTAATACTCCGCAAGCCGCTCGCGCAGCCCATCGAGTCCTTCCGTCACCTTCTCGCCCGGCGCCCCCGCGAGGGCATGCGCCCCCTTGTCGATCTTGATCCCGGGAATCGAGCCGGCATCGGAGATGAGTTGCACGAGCGGCGTGCCGTCGGCCGCCGATTGCCGAAGGGTTTCGTCGAAGAGGATGACGCCTGAAATGCACTCGCGCAGCGCATCGCTCGTCCGGAAGAGCAGCTCCCGGTAGTCGCGCCGGTTCTCCTCCGTCGATTCGACGCCGATGCCGTCGAACCTCTTCCGGATCGTTCCCGAGCTCTCGTCGGCGGCAAGGATCCCCTTGCCCTTGGCCCCCATGTCTTCCGCCACCTGGACGAGCTGCTGACTCATAACGGTTCCTCCGCCCTCATTCCGGGCCGGATTTCAGGATTGGACGCAGGGTTGCGGATCAGGTCGGATTCGCGGGATCGTCCTCGAGCGTCCAGATCACCGGCGTGACCGGCGTGGCCGCCTGGTTGAAGAGCAGCTTCTCGAGCGCCGGCCCCGGCTCCGTCGTTTCGAGGTGCACGGCCCGAAAGTCGTAGCAGCCGGCCTCGACCGTGAAGTCCCGCTGGCCGCCGGGCTGGATCGTTCCCTCGACGGGATGGTCCGTGCCGAAGAGATCGGCGCCCCAGTCGGACGTTCCGCACGGTCGCGCGTAGAAGAAGATCACGGGGCCGAGCAGCCGGTTGACGACCCGCACCGTAGACGGGCTGTCGAACATGGGCTCCGGAACTATGGGGTCGTCGTCACCGCAGGCCGCGAGCGAAAGCCCGATCGCCATGACGGCGACAATTGCGTACCGCTTCTGTTTCACGCACCACATCTTGCATTCCTCCATGGCCGCTGGGCCGGGTCGCGCGGCGACTGCCGGGTCCGCGCGCGATCCGCACCTGCCTTCGGCCGGGTAATAAAACTCTGGGAAAGATACATCGGAGCGGGGTGCAGTCCACCCGACACGTGGCGTCTCATTCGCGCTGCCCCGATCTTACATGAGAGAACGTGCGAACCCCACCGAGAGCGACACGGCCCGGCGACGTGAACAACGTGAGCGACAAGCCTTCCGTCTGGTTCCACACCTTCGGGTGCAAGGCGAACCAGTACGATACCGAACGGATCCGCCAGGAGCTGGAGCTCCGCGGCGCGGAGACGGCGCTCCACGCGGATCTGGCGGACGTCGCCGTGATCAACACGTGCACCGTGACGAACCAGGCGGACGCGAACGCCAGGCGCCTCGTGCGCCGGCTGCGCCGCCAGCGTCCGGATCTTCGCATCGTCGTCGCCGGCTGTTCAACCTCCTTCCGTGAAGCCGAGTATCGCGCGCTGGAAGAGGTGGATGGCGTCGTGCCCGGACACGACCCGTCCGCGGTCGCGCGACTCGTACCGCAATTGGGAGACTCCGCCGCGGCCGATCCGGTCACCGCAGGCGGCTCGGACGCTTCACCGGCCCCGCTGCAGCGGAATGCGCGCGGCACCCGGGCCTGGCTCAAGATCCAGGACGGGTGCGATCGGAAGTGCTCGTTCTGCGCGACGCGGATCGCGCGCGGCGCCTCGGTCTCGCGCCCGGTAGACGAAGTCTTGGCCGAGGCCGCGACCCTCGCGCGCGCGCACCCGGAACTCGTGATCACCGGGATTCACATCGGCCACTACGGAAAGGACCTCGGTACCGACTCCGCGCGCACTCGCGCCAGTCTCGCGACGCTGTGCGAACGGCT is a genomic window of Candidatus Palauibacter soopunensis containing:
- the hutF gene encoding formimidoylglutamate deiminase, with translation MSTKSRTLRFRAIMGPGGLERDRSIEIAPDGTILAIRAVRAAGAAYDGGLAVPGMPNAHSHIFQCALAGFGEAARGDDSFWSWRRAMYRLAGSITPEQLFDVARHGYARMLRAGFTHVVEFHYLHHDPDGARGPRTTRAVLAAAEEVGLPMSLLPVYYRTAGFDGAAPHAGQQRFAHGSVDEFMAAVEALGPAVAGVAPHSLRAVPADDLVELVAGVDATLGPAAPLHIHISEQELEVEECLAARGRTPVDLLADTVELGPRWSLVHATHATEAERTRLRSAGARVVLCPITEAHLGDGIFPAREHFLAGGAAAAGSDANVRISAIEEARQLEYGQRLRDRRRARLATEAGAGPVVWSWLAEGGGEAAVTRPGPTDGTGARLRLGRIEPGYRADFVVLGREGPNTLGHDWETLMDAWLVGGDRRDIEAVYVGGERRVERGSMAGEAEIRSAFGKAMGEIRRAI
- a CDS encoding class I fructose-bisphosphate aldolase — encoded protein: MSQQLVQVAEDMGAKGKGILAADESSGTIRKRFDGIGVESTEENRRDYRELLFRTSDALRECISGVILFDETLRQSAADGTPLVQLISDAGSIPGIKIDKGAHALAGAPGEKVTEGLDGLRERLAEYYELGARFTKWRAVIDIGRGGDRSIPSAYGIGANAHALARMAALSQEQGLVPIVEPEVLMDGDHDIDRCFEVTEATLKQVYMALFHQRVLLEGSVLKPNMVLSGKLCADQAGVDEVAEKTVRCLKRAVPAAVPSIVFLSGGQSDIEATAHLNAMNAGFDTPWNLSFSYGRALQAAPLQAWGGASDNGPAAQAAFAHRARMNGLATRGKWSMDLERAAA